One stretch of Muribaculum intestinale DNA includes these proteins:
- a CDS encoding DUF6377 domain-containing protein translates to MSDKLRGLLNEIDSSFKYREDMIDARARNIAELRDSIRASSDYDERIRLYGRLIDEGRHFQIDSMLMYYSEAKEDALAHGDIENVRKYEIGSMELMPLKIRMHEAIVAIDTTDVSALSKSNRIAFYKSARQVYIYFTTIYSHWDVNMELLERVGEFSRLLVSELAEEDDGYFLYKATADIADNNLSLSIATLRDYLSGIDASHPNFIDATGMLALAYFRRERYDDWAYCIALTALVENQRGYIDGEALKQLGRWVYESGDASRAYAYIVIAEENEVRSGAVVRSVHVSDAMPFISNAYRESERNSTVLLCIIIGCMIVILILVGVLFYRRARERAELADAKDELARANATKEVYLGRFLSLCYIYMDKMQDVCKVVSRKLAAGQTEELYHMMRTGKLEDEQKELFYREFDEAFINIYPTFIRDVNALMKDGFKLGDENAGHLTPELRILAFMRLGLDDSSKIARFLNLSVNTVYTYRNRMKNRASDRDNFEIMVMEIGRL, encoded by the coding sequence ATGAGCGATAAATTGCGTGGATTGCTCAATGAGATAGACTCTTCGTTTAAGTATCGCGAGGATATGATTGATGCACGGGCGCGTAATATCGCCGAATTGCGCGATTCAATAAGGGCGTCGTCTGATTATGATGAGCGTATAAGGCTGTATGGGCGTCTGATAGACGAGGGCCGTCATTTTCAGATTGATTCAATGCTGATGTATTACTCCGAAGCTAAGGAGGATGCGCTTGCTCACGGTGATATAGAGAATGTGAGAAAGTATGAAATAGGATCGATGGAACTTATGCCGCTGAAAATACGAATGCATGAAGCTATTGTGGCCATTGATACTACTGATGTGTCCGCTCTTTCAAAAAGCAATAGAATCGCCTTTTATAAGTCGGCGAGACAGGTATATATATATTTTACAACGATTTATTCGCATTGGGATGTAAACATGGAGTTACTTGAGCGGGTCGGAGAGTTTTCACGGCTTTTAGTGTCGGAACTTGCAGAGGAGGATGACGGTTATTTTTTATATAAGGCGACAGCTGATATTGCTGACAATAATCTTTCGCTCAGTATCGCTACGTTGCGCGACTATCTGTCGGGAATTGACGCGTCGCATCCCAATTTTATCGATGCAACCGGCATGCTCGCACTTGCTTATTTCAGAAGGGAGCGCTACGACGACTGGGCTTATTGTATCGCCCTGACGGCCTTGGTTGAAAATCAACGCGGATATATCGACGGGGAAGCGCTCAAGCAGTTGGGCCGATGGGTTTATGAGTCGGGCGATGCGTCGCGGGCGTATGCCTATATCGTTATAGCAGAGGAGAATGAGGTGCGTAGCGGTGCTGTTGTAAGGAGTGTGCATGTGTCGGATGCGATGCCATTTATAAGCAATGCCTATAGGGAGAGCGAGCGTAACTCGACAGTACTTTTATGTATAATAATCGGGTGTATGATAGTCATACTGATATTGGTGGGGGTGTTGTTCTACCGTAGGGCACGAGAGCGTGCCGAATTGGCCGATGCAAAAGACGAGCTTGCCAGGGCCAATGCTACAAAGGAGGTCTATCTCGGGCGTTTCCTGTCGTTATGCTATATATATATGGACAAGATGCAGGATGTGTGTAAGGTTGTATCGCGAAAACTGGCAGCCGGTCAGACCGAAGAACTTTATCATATGATGCGTACCGGTAAACTGGAAGATGAACAAAAGGAATTGTTTTATAGAGAGTTTGATGAGGCATTCATCAATATTTATCCGACATTTATCCGTGATGTCAATGCCTTGATGAAAGACGGTTTCAAACTTGGCGACGAAAACGCCGGTCATCTTACTCCGGAACTTCGTATACTTGCCTTCATGCGTCTTGGATTGGACGACAGCAGTAAGATAGCCCGTTTTCTCAATCTCTCGGTCAATACAGTGTACACCTATCGCAACCGGATGAAAAACCGAGCTTCCGACCGGGATAATTTCGAGATTATGGTGATGGAAATCGGGCGTCTGTGA
- a CDS encoding 3-dehydroquinate synthase family protein, protein MQKLIFTNEVARELSGLIAAANPHGVYVLADSNTVMLVWPYLAADCPALSDARLITVPAGDINKNLDSLSHIWSELQKLGANRHSMLINVGGGMITDIGGFAASTFKRGMRFINVPTTLLGAVDASVGGKTGINFGGLKNEIGAFREAEAVVISTAMFSSLPDSEMYSGYAEMIKHGLLDGEEALTALLAYNPCVHDFNCMLELLESSVGVKRRVVAEDPTEKGLRKSLNLGHTAGHAFESLAMEKGAPVPHGYAVAWGIVVELVLSHMHKGFSTALLRKIAGYVRDHYGVPSITCDDYPRLLELMHHDKKNLDDRINFTMLEAPGVVAIDSIAGEEDIKVALDIFRDLMSM, encoded by the coding sequence ATGCAGAAACTGATATTTACAAATGAAGTGGCCCGCGAACTTTCAGGACTGATTGCTGCGGCCAATCCCCATGGTGTTTATGTGCTCGCCGACAGCAATACCGTCATGCTTGTATGGCCTTATTTAGCCGCCGATTGTCCGGCCTTGTCGGATGCTCGGCTGATTACTGTTCCGGCGGGAGATATCAACAAGAATCTTGACTCGTTGTCGCATATATGGAGTGAATTGCAGAAGCTGGGCGCCAATCGCCACTCCATGTTGATTAATGTCGGTGGAGGTATGATAACCGATATAGGCGGGTTTGCTGCATCGACATTTAAGCGTGGCATGCGGTTTATAAATGTCCCGACTACCCTGCTCGGGGCTGTTGACGCCTCTGTCGGAGGAAAGACGGGTATAAATTTCGGAGGACTTAAAAATGAAATCGGAGCTTTCCGTGAGGCTGAGGCTGTGGTTATATCTACAGCTATGTTTTCATCGCTGCCGGATTCGGAGATGTATTCAGGCTACGCCGAGATGATAAAGCATGGTTTGCTTGATGGCGAGGAGGCACTTACGGCATTACTTGCATATAATCCATGTGTACATGATTTCAATTGCATGCTTGAGCTGTTGGAATCGTCGGTTGGAGTGAAACGGCGTGTTGTCGCCGAGGACCCTACTGAGAAAGGGCTGAGAAAATCTCTCAATTTGGGACATACGGCAGGGCATGCCTTTGAGAGCCTGGCTATGGAGAAAGGTGCGCCAGTGCCCCATGGCTATGCTGTGGCGTGGGGCATTGTGGTGGAACTTGTATTAAGCCATATGCACAAGGGATTTTCTACAGCTCTGCTGCGCAAGATTGCTGGCTATGTGCGTGATCATTACGGTGTTCCGTCGATTACATGTGATGACTATCCACGTCTGCTTGAGTTGATGCATCACGATAAGAAGAATCTTGACGACAGGATAAACTTCACCATGCTTGAGGCTCCCGGAGTTGTGGCAATCGACAGTATTGCCGGCGAGGAGGATATCAAGGTGGCTCTTGATATTTTCCGTGATCTGATGTCGATGTAG
- a CDS encoding S41 family peptidase, with protein MKHIKKPEAWLPLIIASALAIGIAVGVVLNSRMHLSPGQEKLGEILSLINNDYVDEVSIDSLIEQSLPDLIANLDPHSNYIPAKDLKAVNDELEGSFSGIGISFTMFTDTITVNEVIPGGPSEKAGILPGDRIVSINDSVVAGMGIAQTDIVKRLRGMKGSVVKLGIRRSTSKKPLTFEVTRGDIPLNSVDAAYMISPETGYIKVNKFGRTTYDEFLTALARLTASGAGSFIVDLRGNGGGFLEMAIMMANEFLPIDSPIVETRGRHESENSAIASDGNGSFQNAGLVVLLDEYSASASEIFAGAMQDNDRALIVGRRSFGKGLVQRQITLPDSSAVRLTVQRYYTPSGRCIQKDYRLGERGAYEQDITKRYEHGEFFASDSIHLNKEVEYHTIGGRKVYGGGGIMPDVFVPNDTVGISSYYINVLNAGLLQKFAFQYTDRRRETLSKAANLSELLRMLPSDEELLQQFVSYASSNGVPARWYYINISHRLIVNYLKALIASDTLGRETYYQVANTDDTTVQRALRELTEGRATAPITAGTDSLGVHPVRQGGK; from the coding sequence ATGAAACACATAAAAAAGCCCGAAGCGTGGCTTCCTCTGATTATTGCTTCAGCCCTGGCCATAGGCATTGCTGTCGGTGTCGTGCTTAACAGCCGCATGCATCTTAGTCCCGGACAGGAAAAATTGGGAGAAATATTGTCGCTTATCAACAACGATTATGTCGACGAAGTGAGTATCGATTCACTTATCGAGCAGAGTCTTCCCGATCTCATAGCCAATCTTGACCCTCACTCCAACTATATTCCGGCAAAAGACCTCAAGGCGGTCAATGACGAACTTGAAGGGTCGTTCAGCGGCATAGGCATATCGTTTACGATGTTTACCGACACGATTACCGTCAATGAGGTGATACCCGGTGGTCCGTCGGAAAAGGCCGGCATACTCCCGGGCGACCGTATTGTCAGCATTAATGATTCAGTAGTGGCCGGCATGGGTATTGCCCAGACTGATATTGTAAAGCGCCTGCGCGGTATGAAGGGGAGCGTTGTCAAACTTGGCATACGCCGTTCAACCAGCAAAAAACCGCTTACATTTGAAGTAACCCGCGGCGACATCCCGCTCAATTCGGTCGATGCCGCCTACATGATATCGCCTGAGACGGGATATATTAAGGTAAATAAATTCGGACGCACTACCTACGATGAGTTCCTCACCGCGCTCGCCCGGCTTACAGCAAGCGGCGCCGGCAGTTTCATCGTCGACTTGCGCGGCAACGGCGGCGGATTCCTTGAGATGGCCATAATGATGGCCAATGAATTTCTGCCTATAGACTCGCCGATAGTGGAGACCCGAGGACGCCATGAGAGCGAGAACAGCGCTATAGCGAGTGACGGCAACGGGTCGTTTCAGAATGCGGGACTTGTAGTGCTTCTTGACGAATATTCGGCTTCGGCGAGCGAGATTTTTGCCGGAGCCATGCAGGACAATGACCGTGCCTTGATTGTCGGACGCAGAAGTTTCGGCAAAGGCCTCGTGCAGCGTCAGATTACGCTGCCCGACAGTAGTGCCGTACGTCTTACAGTACAGCGTTATTATACTCCGTCGGGACGTTGCATACAGAAGGATTACCGTCTTGGTGAGCGCGGAGCCTATGAGCAGGATATTACCAAGCGCTACGAACATGGCGAGTTTTTCGCCTCCGACAGCATTCATCTCAACAAGGAGGTCGAATATCACACCATCGGAGGACGCAAGGTATATGGCGGAGGGGGCATCATGCCTGATGTATTTGTGCCCAACGACACAGTAGGCATATCGAGCTACTATATTAATGTGCTTAATGCCGGACTTCTGCAGAAGTTTGCATTCCAGTATACCGACCGCCGCCGTGAGACTCTCTCCAAGGCCGCTAATCTCAGCGAACTGTTGCGTATGCTACCTTCCGACGAAGAGTTGCTGCAGCAGTTTGTCTCTTATGCATCGTCCAACGGAGTGCCGGCACGATGGTATTATATCAACATTTCCCACCGTTTGATTGTTAACTACTTGAAAGCCTTGATTGCAAGCGACACTCTTGGCCGTGAGACCTACTATCAGGTAGCCAATACCGACGATACCACTGTGCAGCGTGCATTGCGCGAGCTCACCGAGGGCCGGGCTACAGCTCCGATTACGGCAGGGACCGACAGCCTCGGTGTGCATCCCGTGAGACAAGGCGGTAAATAA
- a CDS encoding deoxycytidylate deaminase — translation MTDQNGKQLVLDKRYLRMARIWAENSYCRRRQVGALLVKDQMIISDGYNGTPAGFTNVCEDEDGSTKPYVLHAEANAITKVARSGNSSEGSTLYITASPCMECSKLIIQAGIKRVVFNELYRLSDGLDLLANAGVECIHISELD, via the coding sequence ATGACTGATCAGAACGGGAAACAACTCGTGCTTGACAAGCGCTATCTGCGCATGGCCCGCATCTGGGCGGAAAACTCTTATTGCCGTAGGCGTCAGGTAGGAGCATTACTGGTTAAAGACCAGATGATTATATCCGACGGATACAATGGTACTCCGGCCGGATTCACCAATGTGTGTGAGGATGAGGACGGTTCTACCAAACCTTATGTGCTTCATGCCGAAGCCAATGCCATAACAAAAGTGGCTCGTAGCGGTAATTCCAGCGAGGGTTCGACCCTCTATATTACGGCTTCCCCCTGTATGGAGTGCAGCAAACTGATAATACAGGCCGGAATAAAGAGAGTCGTGTTCAACGAGCTCTATCGGCTGTCGGATGGCCTTGACCTTTTGGCAAACGCGGGAGTAGAGTGTATCCATATATCCGAGCTTGACTGA
- a CDS encoding 5-formyltetrahydrofolate cyclo-ligase encodes MRKEEIRSRIKARKAMLTDAERQSAADAVFAVLENSVAFMLADNILLYHSLPDELSTRAFIEKWHDRKNFFLPRVHGVNLEVLPYNRSSLRLGAFQIEEPQGDDVRDISSIELIVVPGVAYDRCGNRVGRGKGFYDRLLASTHATKVGVGYDFQLVDDIDSEPHDVVMDLVVTEHEIIRVRRR; translated from the coding sequence ATGAGAAAGGAAGAAATACGTAGCCGCATAAAGGCCCGCAAGGCCATGCTTACCGACGCCGAGCGACAGAGTGCCGCCGACGCTGTGTTCGCAGTTCTGGAGAATTCGGTGGCATTCATGCTTGCCGACAATATACTGCTTTATCATTCGCTCCCCGACGAACTCTCGACCAGAGCGTTCATAGAGAAATGGCACGACCGCAAGAATTTCTTTCTCCCAAGGGTGCACGGTGTCAACCTTGAGGTATTGCCTTACAATAGGAGTTCACTCAGGCTCGGTGCATTCCAGATTGAGGAACCCCAGGGCGACGATGTGCGCGACATCTCATCAATTGAGCTTATCGTAGTGCCCGGAGTGGCTTATGACCGCTGTGGCAACCGCGTAGGCCGCGGAAAGGGGTTTTACGACAGGTTGCTTGCCTCTACCCATGCCACCAAGGTTGGCGTGGGCTACGATTTTCAGCTTGTCGACGATATTGACAGCGAACCGCACGATGTGGTGATGGATTTAGTCGTCACCGAGCATGAGATAATAAGAGTGCGCCGCAGGTAG
- a CDS encoding helix-turn-helix transcriptional regulator produces MRIVIVTADTARAVGLRWVINHYFELEANVVAPIASVASEIDDSDTGATVYMVDADVWCSMADFFIPRRQRTIVIGTRAGMFSTVQSEGDMVEELRSRIDGMSAIAVEQSLPGLSHREVEVLRHIALGHLNKEIADALGISINTVLSHRKNITAKLGIRSASGLSVYAMMNGYLSPVEIQ; encoded by the coding sequence ATGAGGATAGTGATAGTTACAGCCGATACGGCTCGTGCGGTAGGACTGCGTTGGGTTATCAACCATTATTTTGAACTGGAGGCCAATGTAGTCGCTCCCATAGCGTCGGTTGCCTCGGAAATTGACGATTCCGACACCGGTGCCACCGTATATATGGTTGATGCCGACGTGTGGTGTTCCATGGCTGATTTCTTCATACCCCGGCGTCAGCGCACAATAGTCATCGGCACACGTGCCGGCATGTTTTCTACAGTACAGAGCGAAGGCGATATGGTAGAGGAGTTGCGCAGTCGTATTGACGGTATGAGTGCGATTGCTGTCGAGCAGTCGCTGCCCGGCCTGTCTCACCGTGAGGTCGAGGTATTGCGTCACATCGCGCTCGGACATCTCAACAAGGAGATTGCCGACGCTCTCGGTATAAGCATAAACACAGTGTTGTCGCATCGCAAGAACATCACGGCGAAACTCGGCATACGCTCGGCGTCAGGTCTTAGTGTGTATGCGATGATGAACGGCTATCTCTCACCCGTGGAGATACAATGA
- a CDS encoding succinate CoA transferase translates to MAFPVLTPQEVAELIKDQDTLGLSGFTASGTPKLVTEALAAKAEREHAAGRPFKVNVYTGASTQEHADGALARANALDRRSPYQNTPDLRKRINSHDAHYFDMHISELAQTLRYGELGGIDFAIIDAASVDDKGNIVLGSGVGNIPTLARMAKKIVIELNSSISPEIEGFHDIYIPLDPPYRREIPIYKPSDRIGDTILRVDPSKIIGIVKSDVTDGVKKFSELDDISKRIGANVAGFLISQYRSGGIPKEFLPLQSGVGNVANAVLFGLADATEIPPFEMYTEVIQDAVIHLMERERCKFASTCAMTITDDAMRHVYDNIEFFRNKVLLRPSEISNNPEVIRRLGVIAMNTALEADIFGNVNSTHVLGTKMMNGIGGSGDFARNAYISIFSCPSVAKGGLISAIVPMVAHVDHSEHSVDVIITEQGVADLRGKDPVQRAEAIIENCAHPDYRPMLREYLRLGMGQTPHTLRAAFAMHETFNAQGDMHLTDFGKYL, encoded by the coding sequence ATGGCATTCCCCGTTCTTACTCCGCAGGAAGTTGCCGAACTGATTAAAGATCAAGATACCTTAGGTCTGTCAGGTTTTACGGCATCCGGCACCCCGAAACTTGTCACTGAAGCACTGGCTGCGAAAGCTGAGCGCGAACATGCAGCCGGCCGGCCGTTCAAAGTAAACGTATACACCGGCGCATCCACCCAGGAACATGCCGACGGCGCCCTCGCCCGTGCCAACGCATTAGACCGCCGTTCGCCATACCAGAACACCCCCGATCTCCGCAAGCGCATCAACTCCCACGATGCACACTACTTCGACATGCACATCTCCGAACTCGCCCAGACACTGCGCTACGGTGAGCTCGGCGGCATCGACTTCGCCATCATCGATGCTGCAAGCGTCGACGACAAAGGCAACATCGTGCTCGGCTCAGGCGTAGGCAACATCCCTACTCTGGCCCGCATGGCCAAGAAGATTGTGATTGAGCTCAACAGTTCGATTTCGCCAGAGATTGAAGGATTCCACGATATATATATCCCCCTCGACCCTCCCTACCGCCGCGAGATACCTATATATAAGCCAAGCGACCGCATCGGCGACACCATTCTGCGTGTCGACCCATCCAAGATTATCGGCATCGTGAAGAGCGACGTCACCGACGGTGTGAAGAAGTTTTCCGAACTTGACGACATCAGCAAGCGCATCGGAGCCAACGTTGCCGGATTCCTTATCAGCCAGTATCGCAGCGGTGGCATACCCAAAGAATTCCTCCCTCTCCAGAGCGGTGTGGGTAATGTGGCCAATGCCGTGCTCTTCGGTCTTGCCGACGCTACCGAGATACCACCGTTCGAAATGTACACCGAGGTTATCCAGGATGCCGTAATCCACCTCATGGAACGCGAGCGCTGTAAATTTGCCTCAACATGTGCCATGACCATCACCGACGATGCCATGCGCCACGTGTACGACAACATCGAGTTCTTCCGCAATAAAGTGCTCCTGCGCCCGAGCGAAATCTCCAACAACCCCGAGGTAATACGCCGACTCGGTGTGATTGCCATGAACACCGCTCTCGAAGCCGACATCTTCGGCAATGTCAACTCGACACATGTGCTCGGCACAAAGATGATGAACGGTATCGGCGGTTCCGGCGACTTCGCCCGCAATGCCTACATCTCGATATTCTCATGCCCGTCGGTAGCCAAAGGCGGCCTCATCTCGGCAATCGTGCCAATGGTAGCCCACGTTGACCACAGCGAACACTCCGTAGACGTAATCATTACCGAGCAAGGTGTAGCCGACCTCCGCGGCAAAGATCCCGTACAGCGTGCCGAAGCCATCATTGAAAACTGCGCACATCCCGACTACCGTCCGATGCTCCGCGAATACCTACGCCTCGGTATGGGACAGACTCCCCATACCCTTCGCGCGGCTTTCGCAATGCACGAGACATTCAACGCACAGGGCGACATGCACCTCACCGATTTCGGAAAATACCTCTGA
- the miaB gene encoding tRNA (N6-isopentenyl adenosine(37)-C2)-methylthiotransferase MiaB, with protein MSNRQSDTTATTLSAEDSRHLYIETYGCQMNVADSEVVASVMGMAGYSVTDNPDDADAILLNTCSIRDNAEQKIVGRLQALAAVKRKRGGRLIVGVIGCMAERVKDDLIANHGVDLVAGPDSYLSLPELFAAVEAGETAINVELSTTETYRDIIPMKITGNRVSGFVSIMRGCNNFCTYCIVPYTRGRERSREPRSILAEVADLRSRGFREVTLLGQNVNSYDWVGEDGKRVDFAGLLAIVAQAAPDMRIRFTTSHPKDMSDEIIATIARYPNVCRHIHLPVQSGSNAVLKSMNRKYTREWYLDRIAAIRRMIPDCGISTDLFTGFHDETEEDFLQTLSLMEEVGFDSAFMFKYSERPGTVAAKTMPDNVAEDVKIERLNRMIALQNRLSAESNRRDEGRVLDVLVEGVAKRSKEQMVGRSSQNKACVFPRGNAKVGDFVKVRVVGSSSATLLCELVEE; from the coding sequence ATGAGCAATAGACAATCAGATACAACTGCTACGACCTTGTCGGCTGAAGACAGTCGCCATCTTTATATAGAGACTTACGGTTGTCAGATGAATGTGGCCGACTCGGAGGTCGTGGCCTCAGTGATGGGCATGGCAGGCTATTCGGTAACGGACAATCCGGATGATGCCGATGCCATATTGCTGAATACCTGTTCGATACGCGATAATGCCGAACAGAAAATCGTAGGCCGCCTGCAGGCTCTTGCCGCAGTCAAGCGCAAGCGCGGAGGCAGGCTGATAGTAGGTGTGATAGGCTGTATGGCCGAAAGAGTGAAAGACGACCTTATAGCCAATCATGGTGTCGACCTTGTGGCTGGCCCCGATTCCTATCTGTCGCTGCCCGAACTGTTTGCCGCAGTCGAGGCGGGAGAGACGGCCATCAATGTGGAACTCTCGACCACAGAGACCTACCGCGATATCATACCGATGAAGATTACAGGCAATAGGGTGAGCGGCTTTGTCAGCATTATGCGCGGGTGCAATAATTTCTGTACATATTGCATTGTGCCCTATACCCGCGGACGCGAACGCAGCCGTGAACCGCGAAGCATTCTTGCCGAGGTTGCCGATTTGCGTAGCCGAGGTTTCCGGGAGGTGACGCTGCTCGGCCAGAATGTAAATTCATACGACTGGGTCGGAGAGGATGGCAAGCGTGTGGATTTCGCAGGTTTGCTCGCCATAGTGGCGCAGGCTGCTCCCGACATGCGTATACGCTTTACGACAAGTCACCCAAAGGATATGAGCGATGAAATCATTGCTACGATTGCGCGCTATCCTAATGTGTGCCGTCACATACATCTGCCGGTACAGTCGGGGTCGAATGCCGTGTTGAAGAGTATGAACAGGAAGTATACACGCGAATGGTATCTCGACCGTATAGCCGCGATACGTCGAATGATACCAGATTGCGGCATATCGACCGACCTGTTTACCGGTTTTCATGATGAGACAGAGGAGGATTTCCTCCAGACGCTGTCGCTGATGGAGGAAGTGGGCTTTGACTCTGCGTTCATGTTTAAGTACTCGGAACGTCCCGGCACTGTTGCTGCGAAGACTATGCCCGATAATGTGGCCGAAGATGTGAAAATCGAGCGTCTCAACCGCATGATTGCGTTGCAGAACCGACTGTCGGCCGAGTCCAACCGACGTGACGAGGGGCGTGTGCTCGATGTGCTTGTGGAAGGCGTGGCCAAGCGCTCCAAGGAGCAGATGGTGGGACGCTCGAGCCAGAACAAGGCGTGTGTGTTCCCGCGCGGCAATGCTAAGGTAGGCGATTTCGTCAAAGTGAGGGTTGTCGGATCGTCGTCGGCCACTCTGCTTTGCGAGCTTGTCGAGGAGTAG
- a CDS encoding Crp/Fnr family transcriptional regulator, with product MDSMYEILMGLPLFKGVSHDKISEIVEKAKFHFLKYTEGNPIINAHEPCTHIKFVISGSVRSTISNSDGRFKVSQTLHAPCVIAPEFLFGKAPFYPNSVFALEPTGVLQISKNDYMKILYTTEIFMYNFLNTLSMSAQKVVEGILSITAGSLEERIAFWIISLTQKGGQDIALTCKARDLYALFGVQRTSFIATLESMKQRGIIGYDNQEIRIHSRESLLEILNTSAD from the coding sequence ATGGACAGCATGTATGAAATACTCATGGGGCTTCCACTATTCAAAGGTGTAAGCCACGATAAAATATCCGAGATTGTGGAAAAAGCCAAATTCCACTTTCTCAAATATACAGAGGGCAACCCGATTATAAATGCCCACGAACCATGCACACACATCAAGTTTGTGATAAGCGGGAGCGTACGCTCTACTATTTCCAACTCCGACGGACGTTTCAAAGTGTCGCAGACTTTGCATGCGCCATGTGTAATAGCGCCCGAATTCCTCTTCGGCAAAGCCCCGTTCTACCCGAATTCAGTATTTGCCCTTGAACCTACCGGTGTATTGCAGATTTCTAAAAACGACTACATGAAAATTCTTTATACCACTGAGATATTCATGTACAACTTTCTGAACACCCTGTCGATGAGCGCCCAGAAAGTCGTAGAAGGCATCCTGTCGATTACCGCAGGCTCCCTTGAAGAGCGTATCGCATTCTGGATTATATCACTGACTCAGAAAGGCGGACAAGACATTGCTCTCACATGCAAGGCTCGTGACCTGTATGCTCTGTTCGGGGTACAGCGCACTTCGTTCATAGCCACACTCGAAAGCATGAAGCAGCGCGGCATTATTGGCTATGACAATCAGGAGATACGTATCCATTCACGCGAATCGCTTCTCGAGATACTGAATACCTCGGCCGACTGA
- a CDS encoding transporter, producing the protein MNITEFRQAIKPWMLPIAMLMGIIFHDSIHYLAFLSPYLIFTMLLLTFCKINPKEFHIGRFIWILLAIQIIGAVAVYIAIAPASTDIAQGTFICIFCPTATAAPVITGMLGGSVTMLATYSLISNISVAMLAPVLFSFIGYNSDISFMDSTLLISQRVLPLILAPLALALLFRAYMPRVHAAIASRQSLSFYLWACALIIVVGNAVSFIIHEPASRVPEMIIIAAASLAVCVLQFAIGRIVGRRYGDRISGAQGLGQKNTVLAIWMSLTYLDPISSVGPAAYVAWQNIINSLQLYLRNRNDKIGIKRNA; encoded by the coding sequence ATGAATATAACCGAATTCAGGCAAGCGATAAAACCATGGATGCTCCCGATAGCTATGCTTATGGGAATAATATTCCACGACAGCATCCACTATCTGGCATTTCTATCGCCATACCTCATATTTACAATGCTTCTGCTCACATTCTGCAAAATTAATCCTAAGGAATTTCACATAGGCAGATTCATATGGATACTACTTGCAATCCAGATTATTGGAGCAGTGGCCGTATACATTGCCATAGCTCCAGCTAGCACCGATATCGCACAAGGCACATTTATATGCATATTCTGTCCAACAGCCACAGCAGCGCCGGTAATCACAGGAATGCTTGGCGGATCAGTGACTATGTTAGCCACATATTCACTCATCAGCAATATTTCAGTGGCCATGCTGGCACCTGTTCTTTTCTCCTTCATAGGATATAATTCCGATATATCCTTTATGGACTCGACACTTCTCATAAGCCAGCGCGTACTTCCTCTTATCCTCGCTCCTCTGGCTCTTGCGCTGCTATTCAGGGCATATATGCCACGCGTGCATGCTGCGATAGCATCTCGCCAGTCACTGTCATTCTACCTTTGGGCATGCGCCCTTATCATTGTTGTCGGAAATGCCGTCAGCTTCATAATCCACGAGCCCGCATCACGAGTTCCTGAGATGATTATTATCGCAGCGGCCTCGCTTGCGGTATGTGTGTTGCAATTCGCAATCGGCCGTATCGTAGGACGCAGATATGGCGACAGGATTTCCGGAGCGCAAGGACTCGGCCAGAAAAATACGGTATTGGCAATATGGATGTCGCTGACATATCTCGACCCTATATCGTCGGTCGGGCCGGCGGCATACGTGGCCTGGCAAAATATCATAAACTCCCTACAGCTATATCTCCGGAACCGAAATGATAAAATTGGTATCAAAAGAAATGCTTGA